The following are from one region of the Staphylococcus schleiferi genome:
- a CDS encoding cation transporter, with translation MSKHVIQVEGMSCAHCKAAVEGAVKENPDVVHVEAFPADNKVEVDVKKDDALADIKQRIYDQGYDVVS, from the coding sequence ATGAGTAAACATGTTATTCAAGTTGAAGGGATGAGTTGTGCCCATTGTAAAGCAGCAGTTGAAGGTGCAGTAAAAGAAAATCCAGATGTTGTCCATGTAGAAGCGTTTCCAGCTGATAATAAAGTAGAAGTGGATGTCAAAAAAGATGATGCACTCGCTGATATTAAGCAACGTATTTATGATCAAGGCTATGACGTTGTTTCGTAA
- a CDS encoding heavy metal translocating P-type ATPase: MAQETFKISGMTCAACSSRIERVLDREEGIDQVSVNLVMEKGTVTFDPNQISIEEIYERVAKIGYQAFPMETKKEADQRKHDELKRQKYKFIVSLVLALPLLYTMFAHFSFLSFIPVPDLLLNPWFQLILATPIQFVLGWQFYVGAYKSLTNKSANMDVLVAMGTSAAYFYSIYLMFTTPHHHGHSHTPLYFETSAILITLILLGKYFEKRAKGHASDAISKLAALQVRDAEVERHGETEMLPIEDIRVGDIVRVRTGQQIPLDGEIIEGETTINESMLTGESIPVEKTVGDQVIGSTINQTNFIKLKVTHVGEDLILNQIIKVVEDAQNDKPQIQRLADKISNIFVPSVIAIALVTFLIWYLVITPFQLTESLEIFIAVIVIACPCALGLATPTSIMVGSGRAAEAGILFKTAESLEQTKHVDTIVFDKTGTLTHGEPEVVHVIDYMEDESLGAYIKSMEAQSEHPLSKALVQHFKDAQTLDVQQYQTHAGNGISGVIQNQHIRIGSVRFISENVQLMESEYTQVRDLEQQGSTVVGMTIDNQLAMLMALRDEPKEDAQTVLNQLSENHELIMLSGDSEQTARAIGHELGIDRIISEVKPDEKSKVIRDLQSEGKRVMMVGDGINDAPALMTSDIGVAMGSGSDIALESADIALVKNKLASIAEALKLSHLTIKNIKQNLFFAFCYNLIGIPIAAAGFLAPWVAGAAMAFSSVSVVINALRLKNIKNNFCKFKLWCSNMSKFGVI, translated from the coding sequence ATGGCACAAGAAACTTTTAAAATTTCAGGCATGACCTGTGCGGCTTGTTCTTCAAGGATTGAACGTGTGCTAGATCGGGAGGAAGGTATCGATCAAGTAAGCGTCAATCTAGTTATGGAGAAAGGGACAGTTACATTTGATCCTAATCAAATTTCAATAGAAGAAATCTATGAACGTGTCGCGAAAATTGGTTATCAAGCATTTCCAATGGAGACTAAAAAAGAAGCAGATCAACGTAAACATGATGAACTTAAACGTCAGAAATATAAATTTATTGTCTCGCTCGTTCTGGCTTTACCGTTACTTTATACGATGTTTGCGCATTTTTCATTTTTAAGCTTTATTCCAGTGCCGGATTTATTACTTAATCCTTGGTTTCAATTGATACTTGCGACACCGATTCAATTTGTTTTAGGTTGGCAATTTTATGTAGGTGCTTATAAATCATTAACAAATAAAAGTGCAAATATGGATGTTCTTGTAGCGATGGGAACTTCAGCAGCTTATTTTTATAGTATTTATTTGATGTTCACAACGCCACACCATCATGGACATAGCCATACACCACTTTATTTTGAAACAAGTGCGATTTTAATTACATTAATTTTATTAGGTAAATATTTTGAAAAAAGAGCAAAAGGACATGCCAGTGATGCGATTAGTAAGCTCGCAGCTTTACAAGTTAGAGATGCAGAAGTTGAACGCCATGGTGAAACTGAAATGTTACCTATTGAAGATATTAGAGTAGGGGATATTGTCCGTGTGAGAACAGGACAACAGATTCCACTTGATGGCGAAATTATTGAAGGTGAAACAACGATTAATGAATCGATGTTAACGGGTGAGAGTATCCCAGTTGAAAAAACTGTAGGGGATCAAGTGATTGGTAGTACAATCAACCAAACGAACTTCATTAAGTTAAAAGTGACACATGTGGGTGAAGATTTGATTTTAAATCAAATTATTAAAGTTGTTGAAGATGCTCAAAATGATAAACCGCAAATTCAAAGATTAGCGGATAAAATTTCTAATATTTTTGTGCCATCAGTCATCGCAATTGCGCTCGTCACATTTTTAATTTGGTATTTAGTGATTACACCATTTCAACTTACTGAATCTCTTGAAATCTTTATTGCTGTAATCGTCATTGCTTGTCCGTGTGCTTTAGGTTTAGCCACACCAACTTCTATTATGGTCGGTTCAGGTCGAGCAGCAGAAGCGGGTATTTTATTTAAAACAGCGGAATCATTAGAACAAACGAAACATGTTGATACAATTGTATTTGATAAAACCGGAACGCTAACACATGGTGAACCAGAAGTCGTTCATGTGATAGATTATATGGAAGATGAATCATTAGGTGCATACATTAAAAGTATGGAAGCACAATCAGAACATCCGCTTTCTAAAGCGTTAGTCCAACATTTTAAAGATGCACAGACTTTGGATGTGCAACAGTATCAAACACATGCAGGAAATGGTATTTCTGGTGTGATACAAAATCAACACATTCGTATTGGTTCAGTTCGTTTTATATCAGAAAACGTTCAGTTGATGGAATCTGAATATACACAAGTGCGTGACCTTGAGCAACAAGGGTCTACAGTTGTGGGTATGACAATTGACAATCAACTTGCAATGTTGATGGCGTTGCGAGATGAACCGAAAGAAGACGCACAAACAGTATTAAATCAATTAAGTGAAAATCATGAGCTCATTATGTTGAGTGGTGATAGCGAACAAACTGCACGTGCTATTGGTCATGAGCTTGGCATTGATCGTATCATTTCAGAAGTCAAACCCGATGAAAAATCCAAAGTCATTCGTGACCTTCAAAGCGAGGGGAAACGTGTTATGATGGTGGGCGATGGCATTAATGATGCACCTGCACTCATGACAAGTGATATCGGTGTTGCTATGGGTTCAGGTTCAGATATTGCACTTGAATCAGCAGATATAGCGTTAGTTAAAAATAAATTAGCTTCTATTGCAGAAGCATTAAAATTGAGTCACCTTACAATAAAAAATATTAAACAAAACCTCTTTTTTGCATTTTGTTATAACTTAATCGGCATTCCAATTGCAGCTGCAGGCTTCTTAGCGCCGTGGGTTGCAGGCGCAGCAATGGCATTTAGTTCTGTTTCTGTTGTTATTAATGCACTTCGGTTAAAAAATATAAAAAATAATTTTTGTAAATTTAAACTTTGGTGTAGTAATATGTCGAAATTTGGGGTAATATAA
- a CDS encoding Lmo0850 family protein, with product MAKKNDKLQNVVQMLSSIGVKVKKTKSRFDIMRTLPNPKPATENINRIK from the coding sequence ATGGCAAAAAAGAATGACAAGCTTCAAAATGTAGTTCAAATGTTGTCTTCAATCGGTGTCAAAGTTAAGAAAACCAAATCCCGATTTGATATTATGCGTACGCTACCTAATCCCAAACCTGCAACTGAAAATATTAATCGTATTAAATAA
- a CDS encoding FtsW/RodA/SpoVE family cell cycle protein, with translation MVSSRQQTQKSFLRRLDWQLITLITVLFVISIMTIHSAMGGGQYSLDFGLRQIFYYILGAIIAFIIMLFSPKKIRKYTYIIYFIFIVLLLGLIILPESAITPVINGAKSWYRFGPISIQPSEFMKIVLILAISKVVAQHNRFTFNKSFETDLMLLFKIAFVSIIPMALILLQNDLGTTLVILAIIAGIVIVSGVTWKILAPLFGTVIIIGFALILSIIYKPSLIENVAGIKTYQLGRINSWLDPYSYSSGDGFHLTESLKAIGSGQLIGKGLNNGEVYIPENHTDFIFSVIGEEFGFIGAVVLLGIFLLLLIHLLRMATNADDLFNKSFIVGYASLLLFHIVQNIGMTIQLLPITGIPLPFISYGGSSLWSLMTGIGVILSIHYHTPKKYDENLNTTKTASPSHN, from the coding sequence ATGGTATCTTCTCGACAACAAACGCAAAAGTCATTTTTGCGACGGTTAGACTGGCAGTTAATTACGCTTATTACTGTCCTTTTTGTAATTAGTATTATGACGATTCATTCAGCAATGGGGGGCGGCCAATATAGCTTAGATTTTGGTTTAAGGCAAATTTTTTATTACATACTTGGTGCAATCATTGCTTTTATAATTATGTTATTTTCACCTAAAAAAATACGAAAATATACTTATATCATTTACTTTATATTTATTGTTCTATTATTAGGATTAATCATTTTACCTGAATCTGCAATAACACCTGTGATTAACGGTGCTAAAAGTTGGTATCGCTTCGGCCCTATTAGCATTCAACCTTCAGAATTCATGAAAATCGTACTGATTTTAGCCATCTCAAAAGTTGTTGCCCAACACAATCGCTTCACTTTCAATAAATCTTTCGAAACGGACTTAATGTTATTATTTAAGATTGCTTTTGTGAGTATCATTCCAATGGCCCTTATTCTGTTACAAAACGATTTAGGAACAACACTCGTGATACTTGCGATTATCGCTGGTATTGTGATTGTAAGCGGTGTGACTTGGAAAATTTTAGCACCTCTATTTGGTACAGTCATTATAATTGGATTCGCCTTAATTTTATCCATTATTTATAAGCCAAGTTTAATTGAAAATGTGGCTGGTATTAAAACATATCAATTAGGCCGTATAAATTCATGGTTGGATCCGTATTCCTACAGTTCGGGGGATGGATTTCACTTAACGGAATCTTTAAAAGCCATTGGATCAGGTCAATTAATAGGAAAAGGTTTGAATAACGGAGAAGTCTACATTCCAGAAAATCATACAGACTTTATTTTTTCAGTAATTGGTGAGGAATTTGGCTTTATCGGGGCTGTCGTTCTTTTAGGTATCTTTTTACTATTGTTGATTCATTTACTACGCATGGCGACGAATGCTGATGATTTATTTAATAAGTCTTTTATCGTTGGTTATGCAAGTTTATTATTATTCCATATCGTTCAAAACATAGGTATGACGATTCAATTATTACCTATTACAGGTATTCCGTTACCCTTTATAAGTTATGGAGGAAGTTCGTTGTGGAGTTTGATGACAGGGATAGGTGTAATTTTAAGTATTCATTATCATACGCCTAAAAAATATGATGAAAATCTCAATACGACGAAAACTGCGAGCCCTTCCCACAATTGA
- a CDS encoding D-alanine--D-alanine ligase: protein MSKEALCIIYGGKSAEHDVSILTAQNVLNAIDKERYHIDIIYITNEGKWKKTENITEEITSTDELKMANNVEGDISTMLTDSSQGGRYDAVFPLLHGPNGEDGTIQGLFEVLDLPYVGNGVLAASSSMDKLVMKQLFAHRGLPQLPYVSFLRSEYEKYRKNILKLVHDKLEFPVFVKPANLGSSVGISKCEDEAALIQGIEEAFQFDRKLVIEQGVNAREIEVAVLGNDYPETTWPGEVVKDVAFYDYKSKYKDGKVKLAIPAELDQEVQMTLRNMAVEAFKATDCSGLLRADFFVTEDNQIFINETNAMPGFTAYSMYPKLWENMGVSYSELITKLIDLAKERYADKQKNKHRID, encoded by the coding sequence ATGTCAAAGGAAGCTTTATGTATCATTTATGGTGGTAAAAGTGCTGAACATGATGTGTCTATTTTAACAGCGCAAAACGTATTAAATGCGATAGATAAAGAACGTTACCACATTGATATTATTTATATTACTAATGAAGGTAAATGGAAGAAAACAGAAAACATTACCGAAGAAATTACAAGTACGGATGAATTAAAAATGGCGAATAACGTAGAAGGAGATATTTCTACGATGTTAACAGATAGCAGCCAAGGTGGCCGTTATGACGCTGTATTTCCACTCTTACATGGGCCTAATGGTGAAGATGGTACGATTCAGGGATTATTTGAAGTGTTAGATCTTCCTTATGTAGGCAATGGTGTATTGGCTGCATCTAGCTCAATGGATAAACTCGTTATGAAACAATTATTTGCACATCGCGGTTTACCACAACTCCCATATGTAAGTTTTTTACGAAGTGAATACGAAAAGTACCGTAAAAACATTCTTAAGTTAGTCCACGATAAATTAGAGTTCCCTGTATTTGTTAAACCAGCAAATTTAGGTTCAAGTGTCGGAATTAGTAAATGTGAAGATGAAGCAGCTTTAATTCAAGGGATAGAGGAAGCATTTCAATTTGACCGTAAACTAGTAATCGAACAAGGTGTGAATGCGCGTGAGATTGAAGTGGCTGTGCTTGGAAATGACTATCCAGAGACAACATGGCCAGGTGAAGTCGTGAAAGATGTTGCATTTTATGATTACAAGTCAAAATATAAAGATGGAAAAGTGAAGTTAGCGATCCCTGCAGAGCTAGACCAAGAAGTACAAATGACTTTACGCAATATGGCGGTGGAAGCTTTTAAAGCGACCGACTGTTCTGGATTATTACGCGCTGATTTCTTTGTTACAGAAGATAATCAAATATTTATTAATGAAACGAATGCGATGCCAGGTTTTACAGCTTATAGTATGTATCCAAAACTGTGGGAAAACATGGGCGTTTCTTATTCGGAATTAATTACTAAGTTAATAGATTTAGCAAAAGAGCGATATGCAGATAAACAAAAAAATAAACATCGCATTGACTAG
- a CDS encoding UDP-N-acetylmuramoyl-tripeptide--D-alanyl-D-alanine ligase, with amino-acid sequence MINITLKQIAEWIDCKIDSQYLDVEIKGVTIDSRKIEKGQLFIPFKGENVDGHQYAEQALRDGAGATFFEAQSSVEFPQAGPVIVVSDTLVALQQLAKAYLQYVSPTVIAVTGSNGKTTTKDMIENVLAGHYRVQKTQGNYNNEIGMPLTILNLNKDTEISILEMGMSGFHEIELLSTIAQPDFAIITNIGESHLQDLGSREGIAKAKFEIVKGLKPGGYFIYDGDEPLLQPHVDTLESAKVISIGRNASNDVQCEIVSHHDEGIVFKLNDNEQYSIPVLGEHNMRNAAIAITVARALNIQHDEIQQQLNQLQLTDMRMQKFKAKNGALIINDAYNASPTSMKAAIETLTLLEGNKILILGDVLELGAQSKIMHASVGQYLDGKGINGLYTFGEAAMEIHEKGKHHVDEAIHFDTKEKMIRYLTSIVDQGDVVLVKASRGMRLEEVVEALVKA; translated from the coding sequence ATGATTAATATCACGTTAAAACAAATTGCTGAATGGATAGATTGTAAAATTGATTCACAATATTTAGATGTAGAGATTAAAGGCGTCACTATTGATTCTAGAAAGATTGAAAAAGGTCAGCTCTTTATTCCTTTCAAAGGTGAAAATGTGGATGGTCACCAATATGCTGAGCAAGCATTGCGCGACGGGGCTGGGGCAACTTTCTTTGAAGCGCAAAGTTCAGTTGAATTCCCACAAGCGGGTCCGGTGATTGTAGTTTCGGATACGCTAGTGGCGTTACAACAATTAGCAAAAGCTTATCTTCAATATGTATCTCCAACTGTTATTGCTGTTACTGGTTCTAACGGTAAAACGACAACGAAAGATATGATTGAAAATGTCTTAGCCGGACATTACCGTGTACAAAAGACACAGGGCAATTACAATAATGAAATCGGTATGCCGTTAACAATTTTAAATCTAAATAAAGATACAGAAATTTCGATTTTAGAAATGGGAATGTCTGGTTTTCACGAAATTGAATTGTTATCTACAATTGCACAACCGGATTTTGCGATTATAACGAACATTGGTGAGTCACATCTGCAAGATTTGGGTTCACGTGAAGGCATCGCAAAAGCTAAGTTTGAAATCGTTAAAGGTTTAAAACCAGGAGGCTACTTCATATATGATGGGGACGAGCCTTTATTGCAACCTCATGTTGACACTTTAGAATCAGCTAAAGTCATCAGCATTGGGCGAAATGCTTCCAATGATGTACAATGTGAAATTGTTTCGCATCATGATGAAGGAATTGTATTTAAATTAAATGACAATGAACAATACTCAATCCCAGTGTTAGGCGAACACAATATGCGAAATGCAGCCATTGCGATTACGGTTGCACGTGCTTTAAATATTCAACACGATGAAATCCAACAACAACTCAATCAATTACAGTTGACTGACATGCGTATGCAAAAATTTAAAGCTAAAAATGGTGCATTGATTATCAATGATGCGTATAATGCAAGCCCTACAAGTATGAAAGCTGCCATTGAAACATTGACACTTTTAGAAGGTAATAAAATATTAATTTTAGGTGATGTTTTAGAGCTAGGGGCACAATCTAAAATCATGCACGCAAGTGTCGGTCAATATTTGGACGGTAAAGGGATTAATGGTCTGTATACGTTTGGTGAGGCGGCAATGGAAATTCATGAAAAAGGAAAACATCATGTGGACGAAGCGATTCATTTTGATACAAAAGAGAAGATGATTCGTTATTTGACTTCTATTGTAGATCAAGGTGACGTTGTTCTTGTTAAAGCATCAAGAGGCATGCGTCTAGAAGAAGTGGTCGAGGCGCTTGTAAAGGCGTAA
- the cshA gene encoding degradosome RNA helicase CshA, with protein MQNFTNLGVSERTAETLEAMGFTEPTPIQKDSIPYALENIDILGQAQTGTGKTGAFGIPLIEKVIGKEGVRALILAPTRELAMQVAEQLREFSRGQKVQVVTVFGGMPIDRQIKSLKRGPQIVVGTPGRVIDHLNRRTLKTQSIETLILDEADEMMNMGFIDDMRYIMDKLPSENRQTMLFSATMPKAIQELVQKFMKSPRIIKTMNNEISDPQIDEYYTIVKELEKFDTFTNFLDVHQPELAIVFGRTKRRVDELTSALLSKGYKAEGLHGDITQAKRLEVLKKFKNDQIDILVATDVAARGLDISGVSHVYNFDIPQDTESYTHRIGRTGRAGKHGIAVTFVNPIEMDYIRQIEQTNRRQMRALRPPHRKEVLKAREDEIKSKVQNWMEADKEPRVENIAKQLLETYDQTELVTALLQELVESNDEVEVQLTFEKPLARKNRSPKGNRKVGNNKRHSKSNRNFKQNNNNKKGNFKHKRETKVKKGRTFADHQK; from the coding sequence TTGCAAAATTTTACAAATTTAGGTGTTTCAGAACGTACAGCTGAAACCCTCGAGGCAATGGGTTTTACAGAGCCGACACCCATCCAAAAAGATAGTATCCCATATGCACTCGAAAACATCGATATATTAGGACAAGCGCAAACTGGAACAGGAAAAACAGGTGCGTTTGGTATTCCACTTATTGAAAAAGTAATTGGAAAAGAAGGTGTGCGTGCTTTAATCTTAGCACCGACACGTGAATTAGCGATGCAAGTGGCTGAACAATTGAGAGAATTTAGTCGTGGGCAAAAAGTTCAAGTTGTCACTGTTTTTGGCGGTATGCCAATTGATCGTCAAATTAAATCTTTAAAACGTGGACCACAAATCGTTGTAGGTACACCAGGGCGTGTGATTGATCACCTTAATCGTCGTACTTTAAAAACGCAATCTATCGAAACATTAATTTTGGATGAAGCGGATGAAATGATGAATATGGGCTTCATCGACGATATGCGTTATATTATGGATAAATTACCATCTGAAAACCGTCAGACAATGTTGTTCTCAGCAACAATGCCAAAGGCAATACAAGAATTGGTTCAAAAATTCATGAAGTCACCAAGAATTATTAAAACGATGAACAATGAAATTTCTGATCCACAAATTGATGAGTATTATACAATTGTGAAAGAATTAGAGAAATTTGATACGTTTACGAACTTCTTAGACGTTCATCAACCTGAATTAGCTATTGTATTTGGACGTACAAAACGTCGTGTAGATGAGTTAACAAGTGCATTATTATCTAAAGGTTATAAAGCAGAAGGTTTACACGGTGATATTACACAGGCGAAACGTCTTGAAGTTTTGAAAAAATTTAAAAATGATCAAATCGATATTTTAGTAGCTACAGATGTGGCGGCGAGAGGACTTGATATTTCAGGTGTAAGCCACGTTTATAACTTTGATATCCCTCAAGATACTGAAAGCTATACACACCGTATTGGTCGTACAGGACGTGCAGGTAAACATGGTATCGCTGTTACTTTTGTTAACCCAATTGAAATGGATTATATCCGTCAAATCGAGCAAACGAATCGTCGTCAAATGCGCGCATTAAGACCGCCACATCGTAAAGAAGTTTTAAAAGCTCGTGAAGATGAAATTAAGAGTAAGGTTCAAAATTGGATGGAAGCTGATAAAGAACCACGTGTAGAAAATATTGCGAAACAATTATTAGAAACTTACGATCAAACAGAACTTGTCACAGCATTATTACAAGAACTTGTTGAATCAAATGATGAAGTTGAAGTACAACTTACATTTGAAAAACCTTTAGCACGTAAAAATCGTTCACCAAAAGGAAATCGTAAAGTAGGCAATAATAAGCGTCACTCTAAATCAAACCGCAATTTTAAACAAAATAATAACAACAAAAAAGGTAACTTTAAACATAAAAGAGAAACGAAAGTGAAGAAGGGCCGCACTTTTGCAGATCATCAAAAATAG
- a CDS encoding PH domain-containing protein → MKILSVIQCCVVIVLIGVASWLWLYYDLWMNMIYLFAVVAVMALIYFIVKPFIYYRYYTYRLTAHHIEIQKRWWFRKYEVIQIERIQSISRENGPLQRHYQLQQLHCTTAGHSIQLPLVLGEDAKRIEVYCVNRLKGGDADV, encoded by the coding sequence ATGAAAATATTAAGTGTCATACAATGTTGCGTCGTAATCGTCTTGATTGGCGTTGCGAGTTGGCTATGGTTATATTATGACTTATGGATGAATATGATATACCTCTTTGCCGTAGTAGCAGTCATGGCGCTTATCTATTTTATAGTAAAGCCGTTTATTTATTATCGCTATTATACATATCGCTTAACAGCGCATCATATTGAAATTCAAAAACGATGGTGGTTTAGAAAATATGAAGTCATTCAAATAGAGCGGATTCAAAGTATTTCGCGTGAAAATGGACCGTTACAAAGGCATTATCAATTGCAACAGTTGCATTGTACTACCGCGGGTCATAGTATCCAACTTCCTCTCGTTCTCGGTGAAGATGCGAAACGTATTGAAGTCTATTGTGTCAACCGACTTAAAGGTGGTGATGCAGATGTATAG
- a CDS encoding PH domain-containing protein yields MYSPQKLHPISYILSLITAIKDNFILIVVFLIFQLDSFDFTDLKNYVWPGILTILFVLSFLRRSVEIFRTRYWIENEYFVLTSGLFNLERKELNIKRIQSVDITQNIVHQLVGGRKTYD; encoded by the coding sequence ATGTATAGTCCGCAAAAATTGCATCCGATTTCATATATATTGTCATTGATTACGGCAATTAAAGATAATTTTATATTGATTGTTGTCTTTCTTATATTTCAATTAGATTCATTTGATTTTACAGATTTAAAAAACTATGTTTGGCCTGGAATTCTTACAATTTTGTTTGTATTGAGTTTTTTAAGACGTTCTGTTGAAATTTTTCGTACTCGTTATTGGATAGAGAATGAATATTTTGTACTTACAAGCGGTCTTTTTAATTTAGAACGTAAAGAATTGAATATTAAGCGTATACAATCTGTTGATATCACTCAAAATATTGTCCATCAACTTGTAGGGGGGCGTAAAACTTACGATTAA
- a CDS encoding PH domain-containing protein produces MVTKQQSVWIQQEIEKTKREIEKTETVETVNEHIQLEDTTANNAQHEDIHVYQLSLKNLLFMSMTSGALFVALLTILPILSALSDVIPRDKIFSQVNGFVSHITIATFIVIFAILFIAYIAGVLMNMIRFYQFTLIRNGDFLKVKYGLFNVKTMTLPISRIQAIEEEKSFIRHMLGYTEYAFIITSDMDSDTEDDTITGRITVLPFIKQKEAQTLISSLVPDMAFHQVEKGMPWRGFHRRFWIISLILIAIVWALNDYLWTWIWIPTVIIIAYFVLHSWIATLYSGAYFSKDEASVCKVTGFGFKTTYFKKDKVLGYQESAHPFMRRASLTHFRFILASGSINKKVGLNFEDKDKAKAYNQWYLGGATAYHGKNE; encoded by the coding sequence ATGGTCACAAAGCAACAAAGCGTTTGGATTCAACAAGAAATAGAAAAAACGAAGCGCGAAATTGAAAAAACTGAAACAGTTGAAACAGTGAATGAACATATTCAACTTGAGGATACGACTGCTAACAATGCCCAACATGAAGATATACACGTTTATCAATTATCATTGAAAAATTTATTATTCATGAGTATGACGAGTGGGGCGCTTTTTGTCGCATTACTTACGATATTACCAATACTGTCAGCGCTCTCCGATGTGATTCCTCGGGATAAAATCTTTTCTCAAGTCAACGGTTTTGTATCGCATATTACAATTGCCACGTTTATCGTTATTTTTGCGATTTTATTCATTGCCTATATTGCCGGTGTGTTGATGAATATGATTCGATTTTATCAATTCACCCTTATTCGCAATGGCGATTTCTTAAAAGTTAAATATGGTTTGTTTAATGTAAAAACTATGACCCTTCCAATTTCAAGAATTCAAGCGATTGAAGAAGAAAAGTCATTTATTAGACACATGCTTGGTTATACGGAATATGCATTTATTATTACAAGTGACATGGATTCGGATACAGAAGACGATACGATCACTGGTCGCATCACGGTGTTACCATTTATCAAACAAAAAGAAGCACAAACGTTAATTTCATCATTAGTTCCGGATATGGCTTTTCATCAAGTTGAAAAAGGGATGCCGTGGCGTGGGTTTCATAGACGTTTTTGGATAATTTCGCTCATTCTTATAGCTATCGTATGGGCGCTTAATGATTATTTATGGACATGGATTTGGATACCGACTGTCATTATCATTGCTTATTTCGTATTACACAGTTGGATTGCGACACTTTATTCTGGCGCATACTTCAGTAAAGATGAGGCGTCGGTATGTAAAGTAACAGGATTTGGATTTAAAACGACTTACTTTAAAAAAGACAAAGTTTTAGGTTATCAAGAAAGTGCACATCCTTTTATGCGACGAGCAAGCCTGACACATTTTCGATTTATTTTAGCAAGTGGCTCAATCAATAAAAAAGTTGGATTAAATTTTGAAGATAAAGATAAAGCGAAGGCTTATAATCAATGGTATTTAGGAGGTGCAACAGCGTATCATGGAAAAAATGAGTAA
- a CDS encoding PH domain-containing protein yields MEKMSKQGPKAMRVVAVIVATIILMVLIASLVAAFYLEWNKWMLVLSGLIAVIWLLYLIIYVWLNPIYQYRIFGYHYTKDLITVREGFIFIRQDTIPLFRIQNVDLNEGWIMRKFHLATLTLSTAGGNHQVSYIDKQVALKIMKFIKQESQNDLDLPQNATSNQMNDGDEEIS; encoded by the coding sequence ATGGAAAAAATGAGTAAGCAGGGTCCTAAAGCAATGCGAGTTGTAGCAGTGATAGTTGCTACAATCATCTTGATGGTACTCATTGCGAGTCTTGTGGCAGCTTTTTATTTAGAGTGGAATAAATGGATGCTTGTTTTAAGTGGTTTGATTGCTGTAATATGGCTGTTGTACCTTATTATATATGTATGGTTAAATCCTATTTATCAATATCGAATATTTGGATATCACTATACAAAAGATCTAATTACAGTGAGAGAAGGGTTTATATTTATCAGGCAAGATACGATTCCTCTCTTTAGAATTCAAAATGTGGATTTAAATGAAGGATGGATTATGAGGAAATTTCATCTCGCAACATTAACGCTTTCTACTGCAGGCGGAAATCACCAAGTATCTTATATTGATAAGCAAGTCGCATTAAAAATAATGAAATTTATAAAACAGGAAAGTCAAAATGACCTTGATCTTCCTCAGAATGCGACGTCGAATCAGATGAATGATGGAGATGAAGAGATTTCATGA
- the acpS gene encoding holo-ACP synthase, protein MIFGIGIDLVEMSRMRKILSRQSRFPDRVLTSGERETFNNIQSERRRLEFLAGRFAVKEAFSKALGTGIGESVSFQDVHCENDEMGKPTIQYEGFKVHVSITHTEQYAVSQVILEKDE, encoded by the coding sequence ATGATATTTGGAATAGGAATAGATTTAGTTGAAATGTCACGGATGCGTAAAATACTAAGTCGCCAAAGCCGTTTTCCAGATAGAGTTTTAACCTCTGGGGAGCGAGAAACTTTCAACAATATCCAATCAGAAAGAAGGCGGCTTGAGTTTTTAGCTGGACGTTTTGCTGTAAAAGAAGCTTTTAGCAAAGCATTAGGCACAGGTATAGGGGAAAGCGTGTCATTTCAGGATGTTCATTGTGAAAATGATGAAATGGGGAAACCTACGATACAATATGAAGGGTTTAAAGTCCATGTATCCATTACGCACACAGAACAGTATGCCGTGAGTCAAGTGATTTTAGAAAAAGATGAATAG